Proteins encoded together in one Bradyrhizobium sp. PSBB068 window:
- a CDS encoding branched-chain amino acid ABC transporter permease: MRFLFKTDYEDDIRLLPHSGYVYSYGLLLAVLLIAPYVLSSYLMSQLVFVCIYATVGVGLMILTGFTGQASLGHAAFLAIGAYTAAYLQQFNVPFPVYFLAAGLLTGVVGALVGFPALRLQGIYLVIATISFAFIVEEILARWESVTNGNEGMRIKAMQLLGTTVSRDGPTFYYICLAVLVLTIVGTLNLLRSPTGRAFVAIRDSETAARSMGINVALYKVKSFAISAGITGLAGVLFAHKLSFISPEMFTLQLSIEFIIVILIGGTFSLHGAVLGAIFLVMIDPFLTYLKDDMPSVIAGTAAALGAGTERAGRIQDAVAAFASANGLKGAIYGIIIVVFVLFEPLGLYGRWLKIKLFFQLFPLYKRATFKRQKIYVKSERNR, translated from the coding sequence ATGCGGTTTCTCTTCAAGACCGATTACGAAGACGACATCAGGCTGTTGCCGCATTCCGGCTACGTCTATTCCTACGGCCTGCTGCTCGCGGTGCTGCTGATCGCGCCCTACGTGCTGTCGAGCTATCTGATGAGCCAGCTGGTCTTCGTCTGCATCTATGCGACCGTCGGCGTCGGGCTGATGATCCTGACCGGCTTTACCGGACAGGCCTCGCTCGGCCACGCCGCCTTCCTGGCGATCGGCGCCTACACCGCGGCCTATCTGCAGCAGTTCAACGTGCCGTTTCCGGTCTACTTCCTCGCCGCGGGGCTGTTGACCGGCGTCGTCGGCGCACTGGTCGGATTTCCGGCGCTGCGGCTGCAGGGCATCTATCTGGTGATCGCCACGATCTCGTTTGCCTTCATCGTCGAGGAAATCCTGGCGCGCTGGGAAAGCGTGACCAACGGCAATGAGGGCATGCGGATCAAGGCCATGCAACTGCTCGGCACCACGGTGTCGCGCGACGGCCCGACCTTCTATTATATCTGCCTTGCGGTGCTGGTGCTGACCATCGTCGGCACGCTCAATCTGCTGCGCTCCCCGACCGGACGGGCCTTTGTCGCGATCCGCGACAGCGAGACCGCAGCGCGCAGCATGGGCATCAATGTCGCGCTCTACAAGGTGAAGTCGTTCGCGATCTCGGCTGGTATCACCGGCTTGGCCGGCGTGCTGTTCGCGCACAAGCTGTCCTTCATCTCGCCTGAGATGTTCACCTTGCAGCTCTCGATCGAGTTCATCATCGTGATCCTGATCGGCGGCACCTTCAGCCTGCACGGCGCGGTGCTGGGCGCGATCTTCCTGGTCATGATCGATCCGTTCCTGACCTACCTGAAGGACGACATGCCCAGCGTGATCGCTGGCACCGCGGCCGCACTGGGCGCGGGCACGGAGCGCGCCGGCCGCATCCAGGATGCGGTCGCAGCCTTCGCCTCGGCAAACGGGCTGAAGGGCGCGATCTACGGCATCATCATCGTGGTGTTCGTGCTGTTTGAACCCCTCGGGCTCTACGGCCGCTGGCTCAAGATCAAACTCTTCTTCCAGCTCTTCCCGCTGTACAAGCGCGCCACCTTCAAGCGGCAGAAGATCTATGTGAAATCGGAGCGGAACCGATGA
- a CDS encoding ABC transporter ATP-binding protein — translation MSYFRAENLSLHFGGLKAVDAVSFAVEKGEILSIIGPNGAGKSSIFNLISRIYPPTSGRIFFEDQDITQQPAYDIAKLGIARTFQNIELFENATVLSNLLVGRHRHSTTRLWQELLFLPSVRAGEKAHRRRVEQVIEFLDLEPYRDKLISGLPYGVRKVIELARALCSEPKLILLDEPSSGLNVEETDDMSFWIRDMKSELGITVLMVEHDMTLVNRVSDRVIALNYGRVLAMGSPSEVQHHPDVVAAYLGA, via the coding sequence ATGAGCTATTTCCGCGCCGAGAACCTGTCGTTGCATTTCGGCGGCCTCAAGGCGGTCGATGCCGTCAGCTTCGCGGTCGAGAAGGGCGAGATCCTCTCGATCATCGGGCCGAACGGCGCCGGCAAGAGCTCGATCTTCAACCTGATCTCGCGCATCTACCCGCCGACCTCGGGCCGGATCTTCTTCGAGGATCAGGACATCACCCAGCAGCCGGCCTACGATATCGCGAAACTCGGCATCGCGCGCACCTTCCAGAACATCGAACTGTTCGAGAACGCGACCGTGCTGAGCAATCTCCTGGTCGGCCGGCATCGCCATTCGACCACCCGGCTCTGGCAGGAGCTGCTATTCCTGCCGAGCGTCCGCGCCGGCGAGAAGGCGCATCGCCGCCGGGTCGAGCAGGTGATCGAATTCCTCGACCTCGAGCCTTACCGCGACAAGCTGATTTCGGGCCTGCCTTACGGCGTGCGCAAGGTGATCGAGTTGGCGCGCGCGCTGTGCTCGGAGCCGAAGCTGATCCTGCTCGACGAGCCGTCGTCAGGCCTCAATGTCGAGGAGACCGACGACATGTCGTTCTGGATCCGCGACATGAAGAGCGAGCTCGGCATCACCGTGCTGATGGTCGAGCACGACATGACACTGGTCAACCGGGTCTCCGATCGCGTCATTGCGCTGAATTACGGCCGCGTGCTGGCGATGGGCTCGCCGTCCGAGGTGCAGCACCATCCCGACGTCGTCGCAGCCTATCTCGGCGCATGA
- a CDS encoding ABC transporter ATP-binding protein, with the protein MSTPDIILKLSNVESYYGPIMAIRGISLQVPRGQIVTLLGANGAGKTTVLKTISGILDPQKGSIEFLGKPIQRMEADRIVRLGLSHVPEGREVFPFLSVRENLMMGAYLRRDRDGVAQDLERVYGYFPRLKERLGQPAGQLSGGEQQMLAIGRALMNRPTLLLLDEPSLGLSPILVKEIFTIIRRVNQEHGMSILLVEQNAKIALETAHYGYVLEIGRVVMNDTCERLMSSPDIQEFYLGAKEAGARGERRWKKKKTWR; encoded by the coding sequence ATGAGCACACCGGACATCATCCTGAAGCTTTCCAACGTCGAAAGCTATTACGGGCCGATCATGGCGATCCGCGGCATCAGCCTCCAGGTGCCGCGCGGCCAGATTGTGACGCTGCTCGGCGCCAATGGCGCCGGCAAGACCACGGTGCTGAAGACGATCTCCGGCATCCTCGACCCGCAGAAGGGCTCGATCGAATTCCTCGGCAAGCCGATCCAGCGCATGGAGGCCGATCGGATCGTGCGGCTCGGCCTCAGCCATGTGCCGGAGGGGCGCGAGGTGTTTCCGTTCCTGTCGGTGCGCGAGAACCTGATGATGGGCGCCTATCTGCGCCGGGACCGCGACGGTGTGGCGCAGGACCTCGAGCGCGTCTACGGCTATTTTCCACGGCTGAAGGAGCGGCTCGGCCAGCCCGCCGGGCAGTTGTCGGGCGGCGAGCAGCAGATGCTGGCGATCGGGCGGGCGTTGATGAACCGGCCGACGCTGCTGCTGCTCGACGAGCCGTCGCTCGGGCTGTCGCCGATCCTGGTGAAGGAGATCTTCACCATCATCCGCCGCGTCAATCAGGAGCACGGCATGTCGATCCTGCTGGTCGAGCAGAACGCCAAGATCGCGCTGGAGACGGCGCATTACGGCTATGTGCTGGAGATCGGCCGCGTCGTCATGAACGATACCTGTGAGCGGCTGATGAGTTCACCCGATATCCAGGAGTTCTATCTCGGCGCCAAGGAAGCCGGCGCGCGGGGCGAGCGGCGCTGGAAAAAGAAGAAGACGTGGCGTTAG
- a CDS encoding AMP-binding protein, with the protein MAGPAVLTVADTIARSFLLAVQTRGDRPAIREKKFGIWQPTSWREWLEISRDIACALHATGFRPGDVASIIANAVPEWVYADMGILCAGGVSSGIYPTDAAAQVEYLLNDSCTRVIFVEDEEQLDKVLTCRSRCPTLDRIVVFDMEGLSGFSDPMVLSLAEFTALGRNHAQGNDALWDEMTGSRTASDLAILVYTSGTTGPPKGAMHSNRSVTHQMRHANDLYPSTDSEERLVFLPLCHVAERVGGYYISLALGSVMNFAESPETVPDNLREVQPTAFLAVPRIWEKFYSGITIALKDATPFQNWMYARALAIGNRMTECRLEGETPPLSLRLANRAAYWLVFRNIRRMLGLDRCRIALTGAAPISPDLIRWYLALGIDMREVYGQTENCGVATMMPADRIKLGSVGKAAPWGEVMICPRGEILIKGDYLFMGYLNQPEKTAETIDAKGWLHTGDVGTIDNEGFVKITDRMKDIIITSGGKNITPSEIENQLKFSPYVSDAVVIGDKRPYLTCLIMIDQENVEKYAQDQDIPFTNYASLCRAREIQDLIHREVEAVNAKFARVETIKKFYLIERQLTPEDEELTPTMKLKRSFVNKRYAAEIDAMYGERAVA; encoded by the coding sequence ATGGCAGGACCAGCGGTGCTGACGGTCGCCGACACGATCGCGAGGAGCTTTCTGCTCGCGGTGCAAACGCGCGGCGACAGGCCCGCGATCCGCGAGAAGAAGTTCGGCATCTGGCAGCCGACCAGCTGGCGCGAATGGCTTGAGATATCCAGGGACATCGCCTGCGCCCTGCATGCGACCGGCTTCCGCCCCGGCGACGTCGCCTCGATCATCGCCAACGCGGTGCCGGAATGGGTCTATGCCGACATGGGCATCCTGTGCGCCGGGGGCGTCTCCTCCGGCATTTACCCGACCGATGCGGCGGCGCAGGTCGAATACCTTCTCAATGATTCCTGCACCCGGGTGATCTTCGTCGAAGACGAGGAGCAGCTCGACAAGGTGCTGACCTGCCGGTCGCGCTGTCCGACGCTGGACAGGATCGTGGTGTTCGACATGGAGGGCCTCTCCGGCTTCTCCGATCCGATGGTGCTGTCGCTCGCCGAGTTCACGGCACTCGGCCGCAATCATGCGCAGGGCAATGATGCCCTGTGGGATGAAATGACCGGCAGCCGCACCGCGTCCGATCTCGCGATCCTGGTCTATACGTCGGGCACCACGGGCCCGCCCAAGGGCGCGATGCACTCCAACCGCAGCGTGACGCACCAGATGCGCCACGCCAACGATCTCTACCCTTCGACCGACAGCGAGGAACGGCTGGTGTTCCTGCCGCTCTGCCATGTCGCCGAGCGGGTCGGCGGCTACTACATCTCGCTCGCGCTCGGCTCGGTGATGAATTTTGCCGAAAGCCCGGAGACGGTGCCGGATAATCTGCGCGAGGTGCAGCCGACCGCGTTCCTCGCGGTGCCGCGGATCTGGGAGAAGTTCTATTCGGGCATCACCATCGCGCTGAAGGACGCGACCCCGTTCCAGAACTGGATGTACGCCCGCGCGCTCGCGATCGGAAACCGGATGACCGAATGCCGGCTGGAGGGCGAGACGCCGCCGCTGTCGCTGCGGCTCGCCAACCGTGCCGCCTATTGGCTCGTGTTCCGCAACATCCGCCGCATGCTCGGGCTCGACCGTTGCCGGATCGCATTGACCGGCGCGGCGCCGATCTCGCCGGATCTGATCCGCTGGTATCTCGCGCTCGGCATCGACATGCGCGAGGTCTATGGCCAGACCGAGAATTGCGGCGTGGCGACCATGATGCCGGCGGACCGCATCAAGCTCGGCTCGGTCGGCAAGGCCGCGCCCTGGGGCGAGGTGATGATCTGCCCGAGGGGCGAGATCCTGATCAAGGGCGACTACCTGTTCATGGGCTATCTCAACCAGCCGGAGAAGACCGCCGAGACGATCGACGCGAAGGGCTGGCTGCACACCGGCGATGTCGGCACGATCGACAATGAAGGCTTTGTGAAGATCACCGACCGGATGAAGGACATCATCATCACGTCAGGCGGCAAGAACATCACGCCGTCCGAGATCGAGAACCAGCTCAAATTCTCGCCCTACGTCTCGGACGCGGTCGTGATCGGCGACAAGCGGCCATACCTGACCTGCCTGATCATGATCGATCAGGAGAATGTCGAGAAATACGCCCAGGACCAGGACATCCCGTTTACCAACTACGCGAGCCTGTGCCGTGCCCGCGAGATCCAGGACCTGATCCACCGCGAGGTCGAGGCGGTCAACGCGAAGTTCGCGCGGGTCGAGACCATCAAGAAATTCTACCTGATCGAACGTCAGCTCACCCCAGAGGACGAGGAGCTGACGCCGACCATGAAGCTGAAGCGCAGCTTCGTGAACAAGCGCTACGCGGCCGAGATCGACGCCATGTATGGCGAACGCGCAGTCGCGTAG
- a CDS encoding ABC transporter substrate-binding protein codes for MSKSLKALGFAVSALALTCLPAAAQTKVTNEGISPAEIVIGTHQDLSGPIKVWGVPVSNGMKMAVEEINASGGINGRKIRMILEDNGYDPKKGVLASQKMVERDKIFAMIGSMGSAPTLAAQDILFDAGVLQLFPLTAAEFTFKFDPSKPQERLKFNNLLPYVESTRAALKYMMDWKNFKKPCILHQDDEYGKNVLDGFNQQLAAMKVQPASTTSYKRGASDFSAQVAKMKADGCDLVVLGTVIRETIGAMNEARKLGWDVTFLGATPTNVLEVPALGKEAVEGLYAASGFEIPYEDTAKGKVKDWLVNYKKMFNTDANTQAIIGYNAVMTFAFYAQKAGKDLTGQKMLDALESGDKFLDIFSSPPTKFSKTDHLANTITQVQQVKGGRWVLVKDNLMF; via the coding sequence ATGTCGAAATCGCTGAAGGCGCTGGGCTTTGCGGTCAGCGCGCTGGCGCTGACCTGTCTGCCGGCCGCAGCCCAGACCAAGGTCACCAATGAAGGCATCTCGCCGGCCGAGATCGTGATCGGAACGCATCAGGACCTGTCCGGCCCGATCAAGGTCTGGGGTGTTCCGGTGTCCAACGGCATGAAGATGGCGGTTGAGGAGATCAACGCCAGCGGCGGCATCAACGGCCGCAAGATCAGGATGATTCTGGAGGACAATGGCTACGACCCGAAGAAGGGCGTGCTGGCCTCGCAGAAGATGGTCGAGCGCGACAAGATCTTTGCGATGATCGGCTCGATGGGTTCGGCGCCGACGCTGGCCGCGCAGGACATCCTGTTCGATGCCGGCGTGCTGCAGCTGTTCCCGCTGACAGCCGCCGAATTCACCTTCAAATTCGATCCGAGCAAGCCGCAGGAACGGCTGAAGTTCAACAACCTGCTGCCCTATGTCGAAAGCACGCGCGCCGCGCTCAAATACATGATGGACTGGAAGAACTTCAAGAAGCCCTGCATCCTGCATCAGGACGACGAGTACGGTAAGAACGTGCTCGACGGCTTCAATCAGCAGCTCGCTGCGATGAAGGTGCAGCCGGCTTCGACCACAAGCTACAAGCGCGGCGCCTCCGACTTCTCGGCGCAGGTTGCCAAGATGAAGGCCGACGGCTGCGATCTCGTCGTGCTCGGCACCGTGATCCGCGAGACCATCGGCGCGATGAACGAGGCCAGGAAACTCGGCTGGGACGTGACCTTCCTCGGCGCTACGCCGACCAACGTGCTCGAAGTGCCCGCGCTCGGCAAGGAAGCCGTCGAGGGCCTCTATGCGGCCTCGGGCTTCGAAATTCCCTACGAGGACACCGCCAAGGGCAAGGTGAAGGACTGGCTCGTCAACTACAAGAAGATGTTCAACACCGACGCCAACACCCAGGCGATCATCGGCTACAACGCGGTGATGACGTTCGCGTTCTACGCCCAGAAGGCGGGCAAGGATCTCACCGGCCAGAAGATGCTGGATGCGCTGGAGTCAGGCGACAAGTTCCTCGACATTTTCAGTTCGCCGCCGACCAAGTTCTCCAAGACGGATCATCTCGCCAACACCATCACCCAGGTGCAGCAGGTCAAGGGCGGCCGCTGGGTTCTGGTGAAGGATAACCTGATGTTCTAG
- a CDS encoding ATP-binding cassette domain-containing protein, whose amino-acid sequence MAMLRLEGLAEYRLQAALIDRLLRLPASLFRDYTAGDLVDRSMGIDAVRKTLTVHNLRGLTALLFCLFSIALMLYYDVKLGSIAVLLVAVRAAAIMAAGGLRIYYEARYLDLQGKIGGFVLQLITGVGKLRVARATGRALALWSERFSVQKRYFTASQKVSNALSAFESSYPTLATLVIFAIAFHDNSEILRDLGAFLGFLAAFGQTLASVGNWASSISEALVAVPQLARLKPLMSTAAEIGEERRPPGALSGEIELSGVGFRYAQGGPPVLDDVTLKIQRGEYVAIVGPSGSGKSSLLRLLLGFEQPETGSVFYDGKALNTLDISAVRRQLGVVLQDTKLATGSLYENICGGIDLSQDKAWEAARQAGLDTDIQQMPMGMHTLVSEGFNTLSGGQRQRVMIARALARAPRILLFDEATSALDNRTQAIVAASLERLPITRLVIAHRLSTVRQADRIIMLSGGKVVQVGSYAELVARPGPFADFAARQLL is encoded by the coding sequence ATGGCGATGCTGCGGCTCGAGGGCCTCGCGGAATACAGGCTTCAGGCGGCGCTGATCGATCGGCTGCTCAGGTTGCCGGCCTCCCTGTTTCGCGATTACACGGCAGGCGATCTGGTGGATCGATCGATGGGCATCGACGCCGTCCGCAAGACGTTGACCGTCCATAATCTCCGCGGCCTCACGGCGCTTCTGTTCTGCCTCTTCAGCATCGCCCTGATGTTGTATTACGACGTCAAGCTGGGGAGCATCGCCGTTCTGCTGGTGGCGGTGCGTGCGGCCGCGATCATGGCCGCCGGCGGGCTGCGTATCTATTACGAAGCCCGCTACCTCGATCTGCAGGGAAAGATCGGCGGCTTCGTTCTCCAGTTGATCACCGGCGTTGGCAAGCTGCGTGTGGCCCGGGCGACCGGACGCGCGCTCGCCCTGTGGTCGGAACGCTTCTCGGTCCAGAAGCGCTATTTCACCGCGTCGCAGAAGGTCTCGAATGCGCTCAGCGCGTTCGAGAGTTCCTATCCGACACTTGCGACGCTCGTCATCTTCGCGATTGCCTTCCATGACAACAGCGAGATCCTGCGCGATCTCGGCGCTTTCCTCGGCTTCCTGGCGGCTTTCGGCCAGACCTTGGCATCGGTCGGCAACTGGGCGTCGAGCATCAGTGAAGCGCTGGTTGCCGTCCCGCAGCTGGCGCGGTTGAAGCCATTGATGTCAACTGCCGCCGAGATCGGCGAAGAGCGCAGGCCACCCGGAGCGCTGTCCGGTGAGATCGAGCTTTCCGGCGTCGGCTTCCGATATGCGCAAGGTGGTCCGCCGGTGCTCGACGATGTCACGTTGAAGATTCAGCGCGGAGAATATGTCGCCATCGTCGGCCCGTCGGGCAGCGGAAAATCGTCGCTGCTGCGATTGCTGCTCGGCTTCGAGCAGCCGGAGACGGGCTCCGTCTTCTATGACGGCAAGGCGCTCAACACGCTGGACATCAGTGCGGTGCGCCGACAACTCGGCGTGGTGCTTCAGGACACCAAATTGGCGACGGGCAGCCTCTACGAGAACATCTGCGGCGGCATCGATCTGTCGCAGGACAAGGCCTGGGAGGCAGCGAGGCAGGCCGGTCTCGACACCGACATCCAGCAGATGCCGATGGGTATGCATACGCTGGTTTCCGAAGGCTTCAACACGCTCTCCGGCGGCCAGCGGCAGCGGGTCATGATCGCCCGGGCGCTTGCGCGGGCGCCTCGGATCCTGCTCTTTGACGAGGCGACCAGCGCGCTCGACAATCGGACACAGGCGATCGTCGCAGCTTCGCTGGAGCGGCTTCCTATCACGCGCCTCGTCATCGCACATCGATTGAGTACCGTACGCCAGGCCGACCGCATCATCATGCTGTCGGGCGGCAAGGTGGTCCAGGTGGGAAGTTACGCCGAACTTGTCGCGCGCCCTGGCCCGTTCGCGGACTTCGCGGCGCGCCAGCTGCTCTAA
- a CDS encoding transglutaminase-like cysteine peptidase has product MGFSLRSFALRSVVLGFGLVLAAPIVELNAASLLSPGPATLLRQSTEPFGLATNLLAGGGLHDKWRGVQRQLADELAQLAACESDRAGCASPEALRFLAIVDAGRARDGRARFGEINRAINLAIRPGSDLATYGEPDVWSTPLATFARGSGDCEDYAIAKFVALAKAGVAPDDLRIVVMHDLLGGEDHAVVAARLDGHWLMLDNRRMAMIEDTDIRSFRPTFVIDQNGVNRYGDARLVAETAWRPQAR; this is encoded by the coding sequence ATGGGATTCTCGCTTCGCTCGTTTGCGCTGCGCTCCGTCGTGTTAGGCTTCGGCCTGGTTCTGGCCGCGCCAATTGTCGAGCTCAATGCCGCCTCGCTCCTGTCGCCCGGCCCGGCGACCCTGCTCAGACAATCAACCGAACCGTTCGGCCTGGCGACCAACCTGCTTGCCGGCGGCGGCCTGCATGACAAATGGCGCGGGGTGCAGCGCCAGCTGGCCGACGAATTGGCGCAGCTTGCAGCCTGCGAAAGCGACCGCGCGGGCTGCGCATCGCCTGAGGCGCTGCGGTTCCTGGCGATCGTCGATGCCGGCCGGGCACGCGATGGCCGCGCCCGGTTCGGTGAGATCAACCGCGCGATCAATCTGGCGATCCGCCCGGGCAGCGATCTTGCGACCTACGGCGAGCCAGACGTCTGGTCCACGCCGCTCGCCACATTCGCCCGCGGCAGCGGCGATTGCGAAGACTATGCGATCGCGAAGTTCGTCGCGCTCGCCAAGGCCGGCGTCGCGCCGGACGATTTGCGCATCGTGGTCATGCATGACCTGCTCGGCGGCGAGGACCACGCCGTAGTCGCGGCGCGGCTCGACGGCCACTGGCTGATGCTCGACAACCGCCGCATGGCGATGATCGAGGACACCGATATCAGGAGCTTCCGGCCGACCTTTGTGATCGACCAGAACGGCGTCAACCGGTATGGCGATGCGCGGCTCGTCGCCGAGACCGCGTGGCGGCCTCAAGCGCGGTGA